In Cotesia glomerata isolate CgM1 linkage group LG1, MPM_Cglom_v2.3, whole genome shotgun sequence, one genomic interval encodes:
- the LOC123265969 gene encoding protein germ cell-less isoform X2, which yields MGGYVSKIASMSNFAVNTVYRGRKRKCIEEDDCDSDSEFIDRTLQTPKKRKLLTTAQYIYKTLFQEEKGSDITVYMLGRPWRLHKVYISQSPYFASMFSGSWKETNQKFVPVEITDPNISLDSLSIVLGSFYQDEVSIEPKNVISILATSTLFQLQGLIDQCTEIMIETTNIKTVVPYYNAAVSYGVPTVKVAAKRWLEVNLLGYGSRYPSFLKEITPELMVELIKSSELVAIQTEFCIYMMLRVWLFIHMQNKEDTEVDEYFKKHTWTKALFETAEGKEFAEPFRALRMKYLLLHDQDVKILNSDNLIPAEWLHDAYKEQWLHLLRIDADKDADCGPKQMNEEEFAQECFRCGRCIEKPGEHIWRWTAFQFGLDLVVYLDTSTLGIRRNNRTDANHISANHSKRNIIIRVCLFSLNEQRQIKHYQNSGVLRLTLHKNEEKQVMSLDKQLTYPLYISVNMQVVTPFTKSEEEEKPSGIASLKTT from the exons atgggtGGTTATGTGAGTAAAATAGCATCAATGTCAAACTTTGCTGTTAATACTGTTTATCGTGGACGAAAGCGAAAATGCATTGAGGAAGATGACTGTGACTCAGACTCGGAATTTATTGATAGAACTCTTCAAACTCCTAAAAA aagaAAGTTGCTAACAACTGCACAGTATATTTACAAGACATTATTTCAAGAAGAAAAAGGAAGTGACATAACTGTTTACATGCTAGGAAGACCATGGCGATTGCACAAAGTTTATATAAGCcag agtCCTTATTTTGCGAGTATGTTCTCAGGATCCTGGAAAGAAAcaaatcaaaaatttgtccCAGTTGAAATCACAGACCCAAATATTTCTTTAGACt CATTGTCGATAGTACTAGGGTCGTTTTACCAAGACGAAGTGAGTATTGAGCCTAAAAATGTTATCTCAATACTCGCGACATCGACACTATTTCAGCTTCAAGGCTTGATAGATCAATGCACGGAGATAATGATAGAAACAACAAATATCAAAACAGTTGTACCTTACTACAACGCGGCGGTGTCTTATGGAGTGCCTACTGTTAAAGTGGCCGCGAAACGCTGGTTAGAAGTTAACTTACTGGGTTATGGGTCAAGGTATCCGTCGTTTTTGAAGGAAATAACGCCCGAATTGATGGTGGAACTGATTAAGAGCTCGGAACTTGTCGCTATACAGACTgaattttgtatatatatGATGTTACGTGTatg gCTGTTTATTCATATGCAAAATAAAGAAGACACCGAAGTGGACGAGTACTTTAAAAAACACACGTGGACAAAGGCACTATTTGAAACCGCGGAGGGAAAAGAATTCGCCGAGCCATTCAGAGCTCTTAGAATGAAATACCTATTGCTGCACGATCAAGATGTTAAAATATTGAACAGCGATAATTTGATACCGGCTGAATGGCTCCATGATGCTTACAAGGAGCAGTGGCTGCATCTGCTGCGTATTGACGCAGACAAAGACGCTGACTGTGG GCCGAAGCAGATGAACGAAGAAGAGTTTGCCCAAGAGTGCTTCAGGTGTGGCAGGTGCATAGAAAAGCCTGGGGAACATATTTGGAGGTGGACGGCCTTTCAATTTGGGCTTGATTTAGTCGTTTATCTTGATACCTCCACGCTGGGGATCAGACGGAATAATCGAACGGATGCTAATCATATTAGTGCCAATCATAGTAAacgaaatattattattag GGTatgtttattttcattaaatgaACAGAGACAAATAAAACACTATCAAAATTCAGGAGTATTAAGACTAACGCTACACAAAAATGAAgag AAACAAGTGATGTCGTTAGATAAACAATTGACTTATCCATTGTATATATCAGTGAACATGCAAGTGGTTACGCCTTTTACAAAatcagaagaagaagaaaaaccGAGTGGTATTGCCTCGCTCAAAACAACGTAG
- the LOC123265969 gene encoding protein germ cell-less isoform X1: MGGYVSKIASMSNFAVNTVYRGRKRKCIEEDDCDSDSEFIDRTLQTPKKRKLLTTAQYIYKTLFQEEKGSDITVYMLGRPWRLHKVYISQSPYFASMFSGSWKETNQKFVPVEITDPNISLDSLSIVLGSFYQDEVSIEPKNVISILATSTLFQLQGLIDQCTEIMIETTNIKTVVPYYNAAVSYGVPTVKVAAKRWLEVNLLGYGSRYPSFLKEITPELMVELIKSSELVAIQTEFCIYMMLRVWLFIHMQNKEDTEVDEYFKKHTWTKALFETAEGKEFAEPFRALRMKYLLLHDQDVKILNSDNLIPAEWLHDAYKEQWLHLLRIDADKDADCGLLDNVLSISALYPFQAIVFRPKQMNEEEFAQECFRCGRCIEKPGEHIWRWTAFQFGLDLVVYLDTSTLGIRRNNRTDANHISANHSKRNIIIRVCLFSLNEQRQIKHYQNSGVLRLTLHKNEEKQVMSLDKQLTYPLYISVNMQVVTPFTKSEEEEKPSGIASLKTT, translated from the exons atgggtGGTTATGTGAGTAAAATAGCATCAATGTCAAACTTTGCTGTTAATACTGTTTATCGTGGACGAAAGCGAAAATGCATTGAGGAAGATGACTGTGACTCAGACTCGGAATTTATTGATAGAACTCTTCAAACTCCTAAAAA aagaAAGTTGCTAACAACTGCACAGTATATTTACAAGACATTATTTCAAGAAGAAAAAGGAAGTGACATAACTGTTTACATGCTAGGAAGACCATGGCGATTGCACAAAGTTTATATAAGCcag agtCCTTATTTTGCGAGTATGTTCTCAGGATCCTGGAAAGAAAcaaatcaaaaatttgtccCAGTTGAAATCACAGACCCAAATATTTCTTTAGACt CATTGTCGATAGTACTAGGGTCGTTTTACCAAGACGAAGTGAGTATTGAGCCTAAAAATGTTATCTCAATACTCGCGACATCGACACTATTTCAGCTTCAAGGCTTGATAGATCAATGCACGGAGATAATGATAGAAACAACAAATATCAAAACAGTTGTACCTTACTACAACGCGGCGGTGTCTTATGGAGTGCCTACTGTTAAAGTGGCCGCGAAACGCTGGTTAGAAGTTAACTTACTGGGTTATGGGTCAAGGTATCCGTCGTTTTTGAAGGAAATAACGCCCGAATTGATGGTGGAACTGATTAAGAGCTCGGAACTTGTCGCTATACAGACTgaattttgtatatatatGATGTTACGTGTatg gCTGTTTATTCATATGCAAAATAAAGAAGACACCGAAGTGGACGAGTACTTTAAAAAACACACGTGGACAAAGGCACTATTTGAAACCGCGGAGGGAAAAGAATTCGCCGAGCCATTCAGAGCTCTTAGAATGAAATACCTATTGCTGCACGATCAAGATGTTAAAATATTGAACAGCGATAATTTGATACCGGCTGAATGGCTCCATGATGCTTACAAGGAGCAGTGGCTGCATCTGCTGCGTATTGACGCAGACAAAGACGCTGACTGTGG ATTACTCGACAACGTCCTCAGTATTTCGGCCCTGTATCCGTTTCAAGCGATTGTCTTTCG GCCGAAGCAGATGAACGAAGAAGAGTTTGCCCAAGAGTGCTTCAGGTGTGGCAGGTGCATAGAAAAGCCTGGGGAACATATTTGGAGGTGGACGGCCTTTCAATTTGGGCTTGATTTAGTCGTTTATCTTGATACCTCCACGCTGGGGATCAGACGGAATAATCGAACGGATGCTAATCATATTAGTGCCAATCATAGTAAacgaaatattattattag GGTatgtttattttcattaaatgaACAGAGACAAATAAAACACTATCAAAATTCAGGAGTATTAAGACTAACGCTACACAAAAATGAAgag AAACAAGTGATGTCGTTAGATAAACAATTGACTTATCCATTGTATATATCAGTGAACATGCAAGTGGTTACGCCTTTTACAAAatcagaagaagaagaaaaaccGAGTGGTATTGCCTCGCTCAAAACAACGTAG
- the LOC123275364 gene encoding uncharacterized protein LOC123275364, whose product MVNTGVKNNAVSEINSSVVLGAIHSGVGNTSLNKILACANLPQMRSQQYKKYESIVGKAIESEARDSCKRAASEERELVIKNVKKLCDTLPPEITKDIFPQLNLLNIHSQNNNNLFDTALGEIINIIVSFDMGWTKRGNGRSYDSLNGYSTIIGFLSGKILDYDTKNRKCRKCDLGHKKEDHDCRLNFHGSAKAMEAAAGVQLVNHSTILKEAGLQVRVIIGDEDSSMIAAVRADNPTKKFHKLSDKNHLAKNFGKELYGMQSKYKELTRKNVIPHLKKCFTYAVSQNKGKSEQLAVNLKQIPDHLFNRHENCGSWCNPNKKHTINLSDETLYDALVNLFKKYASNSHKFSIAASSQANESFNNIVANKAHKNKCLSTTAACDIRVATAVCIKNDGNQSILNIQNKLDIPNGSRTVKYVHDSDIAREKNLHQTNQRQKKYVE is encoded by the exons ATGGTTAATACTGGAGTGAAAAATAATGCAGTCTCTGAAATTAATTCATCCGTGGTACTCG GTGCTATTCATTCAGGTGTAGGAAATACAAGTTTGAATAAGATTCTAGCTTGTGCAAATTTACCTCAAATGAGATCACaacaatacaaaaaatatgaGAGTATAGTTGGCAAAGCAATTGAATCTGAAGCAAGGGATAGTTGTAAGCGAGCTGCATCAGAAGAAAGggagttagttattaaaaatgtaaaaaaattatgtgataCATT GCCTCCAGAAATCACAAAAGATATTTTTCCTCAATTAAATCTCCTTAACATCCATTcacagaataataataatttatttgacacTGCTTTaggtgaaataataaatataatagtatCATTTGATATGGGTTGGACTAAACGTGGTAACGGACGTAGCTATGATAGCTTGAACGGCTATAGTACAATTATTGGTTTCTTATCAGGGAAAATTTTGGATTACGATACGAAAAATCGAAAATGCCGAAAATGCGATCTGGGGCATAAAAAAGAAGACCATGACTGTCGATTAAATTTTCACGGTAGTGCTAAGGCTATGGAGGCAGCAGCCGGAGTTCAACTTGTGAATCATAGTACTATTCTGAAAGAAGCAGGTCTTCAAGTACGAGTCATCATAGGAGATGAAGATAGTTCTATGATTGCTGCTGTACGAGCAGACAACCCAACgaaaaaattccataaattATCTGATAAAAATCACTTAGCTAAGAATTTCGGGAAAGAATTGTACGGCATGCaaagtaaatataaagaaTTGACTAGAAAGAATGTTATAcctcatttaaaaaaatgcttcacTTATGCTGTGTCTCAAAACAAGGGCAAGTCTGAACAATTGGCAGTAAATTTGAAGCAAATACCtgatcatttatttaatagacaCGAAAATTGCGGTAGTTGGTGTAATCCTAATAAAAAGCATACTATCAATTTATCAGATGAGACTTTATACGATGCATtggtcaatttatttaaaaaatatgcttCAAATTCTCATAAATTCTCAATAGCAGCTTCTAGTCAAGCGAACGAGagctttaataatattgtcgCAAATAAagctcataaaaataaatgtttaagtACAACTGCAGCTTGTGATATCAGAGTAGCAACTGctgtttgtattaaaaatgatgGTAACCAAAGTATCTTGaatatccaaaataaattagatattCCTAATGGATCTAGAACAGTTAAATATGTTCATGATAGTGATATAGCACGAGAGAAAAATCTACATCAAACAAatcaaagacaaaaaaaatacgtagAATAG
- the LOC123275366 gene encoding zinc finger protein 808-like codes for MAPLDWNGSCRLCSEKKTEMFEIFGEEGIRRRVAQKLRVCLPVMVYKSDPLPKKICQFCAARLDDAYEFREYCLSVYKNMHFKLLASKNLTAVKMFLDAMSASPDPCQVRLCMIKQRAPPPLVPLPAKFAPVREKEAEPMVELPCEVQIKEEPADADLDKLDFESGVGDSDHSLADASTVGENGCLDEKQTSILERVLKGDLTVNDCKDVSPKSNSQLCCSMCNSYCKTKESLIKHMEFECPKKHECGKCLIIFRTFDELTRHEELCHRHKNEIKAEPFQKIHDLMQNHLNFDAVKREPIDGIKSLVCPTCGKICTQQSALSNHMRTHEPKKHKCDICGRSFGLFIRLAAHKLSEHNQQPPMKPEISTIEQEEALNDEREAREREVRAKDRCRTFSETLDKDELDEERPAKRTSLSTNVNKNVARCGICQQWFNDHTTMLNHLQTHSDNLNVKNFNCSSCKKNFREKWQLQRHELSHKRAKVITYDCSVCNKPFPEKSQLENHEKIHVVDRTYRCAKCDKIFFKELSLITHQCARVPQFGKKNSLSKLPVAKESSSTAPTISPGNQIKKFKCPKCSATFDTSQLRNLHIRIHIEPKVQNTDDVKPMPTLKPESSFSEPDDKPEEQNYTVPLKRTLIRTSGGYRCGVCQSPFVLRDLAVAHLRSAHPMMPYQCPYCKQRFTTQYEFSHHIKTSHPNESE; via the exons atggCCCCATTGGACTGGAACGGTTCCTGCCGCTTGTGCTCAGAAAAAAAGACCGAGATGTTCGAGATATTCGGTGAAGAAGGTATTCGCAGACGAGTTGCTCAGAAATTGCGGGTTTGCTTGCCTGTAATGGTGTACAAAAGTGACCCGCTTCCCAAGAAAATCTGCCAGTTTTGCGCTGCCAGGTTGGATGATGCCTACGAGTTCAGAGAATATTGCCTGAGTGTTTACAAGAATATGCATTTTAAATTGCTGGCTAGCAAGAATCTCACTGCGGTCAAGATGTTCCTGGATGCTATGTCTGCTTCTCCAGATCCTtgccag GTCAGGCTCTGTATGATAAAGCAACGCGCTCCACCGCCGCTAGTCCCATTGCCGGCAAAATTCGCTCCAGTGCGTGAGAAAGAAGCGGAACCTATGGTAGAGCTGCCCTGTGAAGTTCAGATAAAAGAAGAACCAGCTGATGCTGATCTAGATAAACTGGATTTTGAATCCGGAGTTGGAGATAGTGACCACAGCTTGGCTGACGCGAGCACTGTTGGAGAAAATGGATGCCTTGATGAAAAGCAGACTAGTATTTTGGAGCGGGTGCTCAAAGGGGACCTGACTGTTAATGATTGCAAGGATGTGTCACCGAAGAGTAACTCTCAGTTGTGTTGCTCGATGTGTAATAGTTATTGCAA gacCAAAGAGAGTTTAATAAAGCACATGGAATTTGAATGTCCTAAAAAACACGAATGTGGaaaatgtttaataatattcagAACTTTTGATGAATTAACTCGACACGAAg aattgtgTCACAGACATAAAAATGAGATCAAAGCAGAACCCTTTCAGAAAATTCATGACTTGATGCAGAACCACTTAAATTTTGACGCAGTGAAACGAGAACCTATTGATGGAATTAAAAGTCTTGTTTGTCCTACGTGTGGAAAg aTTTGTACTCAGCAAAGTGCACTGTCGAACCATATGCGGACACACGAACCGAAGAAACACAAATGTGATATCTGTGGAAGATcctttggtttatttataagatTAGCAGCTCATAAACTAAGTGAGCATAATCAGCAACCACCTATGAAACCGGAAATCAGTACTATTGAGCAAGAAGAAGCGCTGAACGATGAGAGGGAGGCGAGAGAAAGGGAAGTTAGAGCTAAAGATCGCTGTCGAACTTTTTCTgag actttGGATAAAGATGAACTTGATGAAGAGAGACCAGCAAAGCGTACGTCATTGAGTacaaatgttaataaaaatgtcgCGCGGTGTGGAATTTGTCAACAATGGTTCAATGATCATACGACAATGCTGAATCATCTTCAAACACACTCAGACAATTTAAAtgttaagaattttaattgcagtagttgtaaaaaaaatttcagggaAAAATGGCAATTACAAAGGCATGAG ttgtcTCATAAACGTGCTAAGGTTATCACATATGACTGTTCAGTCTGCAACAAACCATTCCCAGAAAAATCCCAACTGGAGaatcatgaaaaaattcatgtagtAGATAGAACATATCGCTGTGCGAAgtgtgataaaattttctttaaagaaCTTTCACTTATTACTCATCAGTGTGCCAGAGTGCCTCAGTTTGGAAAGAAGAATTCGCTTAGTAAATTACCCGTGGCCAAGGAGTCTTCATCAACTGCTCCAACAATCTCACCCGGCAAccaaattaagaaatttaaatgtcCTAAGTGTTCGGCGACCTTTGATACCTCGCAGTTGAGAAATTTACATATCAGAATACACATCGAGCCTAAg gtgCAAAATACTGATGATGTAAAACCGATGCCTACGTTGAAACCAGAGTCCTCTTTTTCAGAGCCTGATGACAAGCCTGAAGAACAAAATTACACTGTGCCATTAAAGAGAACACTTATCAGAACTTCTGGAGG tTATCGTTGTGGAGTTTGTCAATCGCCGTTTGTCCTACGAGACTTGGCAGTAGCTCACCTGAGATCAGCGCATCCGATGATGCCTTACCAGTGTCCTTACTGTAAGCAACGCTTCACTACTCAGTACGAATTCAGTCACCACATTAAAACAAGTCATCCGAATGAATCGGAGTGA